In bacterium YEK0313, one genomic interval encodes:
- the eryA_1 gene encoding Erythritol kinase, producing the protein MTGAILCLDSGTTVVKAALFSADGHLVALEEAPNTALRRASLHVEQDMAATAAIAMSLLARLAQRLGGHRPGVLVVTGQGDGLWPVDAAGRPAGPAMTWLDGRAAELLPELEAAGVLDRIRQVTLSQPTAASQPLQLLWLARREPARFAAVHRALRCKEWLQLALTGTALTDPSAVLPSWGDWRRQMLSREVETCLGLARGIDLLPDMVAMADAARPLSPAAAAATGLPAGLPVLLGPGDAQASALGLGIGLLPGIARVSLFGTSAIHIRHLADLADVQAEPPGAMLLPFAEPGQFLRLMPSLNGAAALAHLAPLVGDMQAAPYRPSGLLVQSFFEPVGERAPVTSPHARSTVFGWAAGEEPAALAAAAREGLAFAARMSHDLMGLEPGPVVLGGGLAADADFARIMAATLGRPVLRPPARHASLTGLGLVGMRHLAGGRLADHAGRWLGGKPVVDAPDEGPFGTYLARKYVLYASLMERIAPLWPDLAAVADLAARLSHPPTPSKN; encoded by the coding sequence ATGACCGGCGCCATCCTCTGTCTCGATTCCGGCACGACGGTGGTGAAGGCGGCGCTGTTCTCCGCCGACGGCCATCTCGTCGCGCTGGAGGAGGCGCCGAACACCGCGCTGCGGCGCGCCAGCCTGCATGTCGAGCAGGACATGGCCGCGACCGCGGCCATCGCCATGAGCCTGCTCGCCCGCCTCGCGCAACGCCTCGGCGGCCATAGGCCCGGCGTCCTCGTCGTCACCGGCCAGGGCGACGGCCTCTGGCCGGTCGATGCGGCGGGCCGCCCGGCCGGCCCCGCCATGACCTGGCTCGACGGCCGCGCCGCCGAGCTGCTGCCGGAGCTCGAGGCGGCCGGCGTGCTCGACCGGATCAGGCAGGTCACCCTGTCGCAGCCGACGGCCGCCTCGCAGCCGCTGCAGCTGCTCTGGCTCGCCCGCCGCGAGCCGGCCCGTTTCGCTGCGGTCCACCGCGCCCTGCGCTGCAAGGAATGGCTGCAGCTCGCCCTCACCGGCACCGCCCTGACCGACCCCTCGGCCGTGCTGCCGAGCTGGGGCGACTGGCGCCGCCAGATGCTGTCGCGCGAGGTCGAAACCTGCCTCGGCCTTGCCCGCGGCATCGACCTCCTGCCCGACATGGTCGCCATGGCCGACGCCGCACGGCCGCTGTCCCCAGCCGCCGCGGCGGCGACCGGCCTGCCCGCCGGACTGCCGGTCCTGCTCGGGCCGGGCGATGCCCAGGCCTCGGCGCTCGGGCTCGGCATCGGCCTGCTGCCCGGCATCGCGCGCGTCTCGCTGTTCGGCACCAGCGCGATCCACATCCGCCACCTCGCCGATCTCGCCGACGTGCAGGCCGAGCCGCCCGGCGCGATGCTCCTGCCCTTCGCCGAGCCCGGCCAGTTCCTGCGCCTGATGCCCTCGCTCAACGGCGCGGCGGCCCTCGCCCATCTCGCGCCTCTCGTCGGCGACATGCAGGCCGCGCCCTACCGGCCGTCGGGCCTCCTCGTCCAATCCTTCTTCGAGCCGGTCGGCGAGCGCGCTCCGGTGACGTCGCCTCATGCCCGCAGCACGGTGTTCGGCTGGGCCGCCGGCGAGGAGCCGGCCGCCCTTGCCGCCGCAGCCCGCGAGGGCCTCGCCTTCGCCGCCCGCATGAGCCACGACCTGATGGGCCTGGAGCCGGGTCCGGTCGTGCTCGGCGGCGGCCTTGCCGCCGACGCCGACTTTGCCCGCATCATGGCGGCGACGCTCGGGCGGCCGGTGCTGCGCCCGCCGGCGCGCCACGCATCGCTCACCGGCCTCGGCCTTGTCGGCATGCGTCATCTCGCCGGCGGCCGCCTGGCCGACCATGCCGGCCGCTGGCTCGGCGGGAAGCCGGTGGTCGACGCACCGGACGAGGGCCCCTTCGGCACCTATCTCGCGCGCAAATACGTGCTCTACGCCAGCCTGATGGAGCGCATCGCGCCGCTCTGGCCGGACCTTGCCGCCGTCGCGGACCTCGCCGCGCGGCTCAGCCACCCACCAACACCTTCAAAAAATTGA
- the yiaO_1 gene encoding 2,3-diketo-L-gulonate-binding periplasmic protein YiaO precursor encodes MRKTLAALLALVTLSGAAAAQERIRIAAAAQPGSVMEGIIKTFMDDFNAKAGGAYRMEYQFVASDQELTQQVVRGRLEIGTTSLAGASVTVPEGGVLSMPYLWKTDAERRWVIDNVALPAIADLYRQRGLVVIGLGDTGWSNVFCKARCDSPAELAGRRFRLPPATAAKMFWDRLGVNGVQLSLPDFFTGLEQGMVEGGDLPFTFYVTTPAAQIARHYVLTQNYHHDQVFFVNKRFFDGLPANIQALVRSAMPSAAEMRRRQDADLKERMDAFVAGGGTIVALTDEQRAAWAAKVVDGLAALVASLPGQSRALYDTVMEGKRRYAAQQ; translated from the coding sequence ATGAGGAAAACGCTCGCAGCTCTCCTGGCGCTCGTGACCCTGTCGGGCGCGGCCGCCGCCCAGGAGCGCATCCGTATCGCCGCCGCCGCCCAGCCCGGCTCGGTCATGGAAGGCATCATCAAGACCTTCATGGACGACTTCAACGCCAAGGCCGGCGGCGCCTATCGGATGGAATATCAGTTCGTCGCCTCCGACCAGGAGCTGACCCAGCAGGTCGTGCGCGGCCGCCTGGAAATCGGCACGACCTCGCTCGCCGGCGCCTCGGTGACGGTGCCGGAGGGCGGCGTGCTGTCCATGCCCTATCTGTGGAAGACCGACGCCGAGCGGCGCTGGGTCATCGACAATGTCGCGCTTCCCGCGATCGCCGATCTCTACCGCCAGCGCGGACTGGTGGTGATCGGCCTCGGCGATACCGGCTGGTCCAACGTGTTCTGCAAGGCGCGCTGCGACAGCCCGGCCGAGCTCGCCGGCCGGCGTTTCCGCCTGCCGCCGGCAACCGCCGCCAAGATGTTCTGGGACCGCCTCGGCGTGAACGGCGTGCAGCTGTCGCTGCCGGATTTCTTCACCGGCCTCGAGCAGGGCATGGTCGAAGGCGGCGACCTGCCCTTCACCTTCTACGTGACGACGCCGGCCGCCCAGATCGCCCGCCACTATGTGCTGACCCAGAACTATCACCACGACCAGGTCTTTTTCGTCAACAAGCGCTTCTTCGATGGGTTGCCGGCAAACATCCAGGCGCTGGTGCGCAGCGCCATGCCCTCGGCCGCCGAAATGCGCCGGCGCCAGGACGCCGATCTGAAGGAGCGGATGGACGCCTTCGTCGCCGGCGGCGGCACCATCGTCGCACTGACCGACGAGCAGCGCGCCGCCTGGGCCGCCAAGGTCGTCGACGGCCTCGCCGCCCTCGTCGCCAGCCTGCCCGGCCAGTCGCGGGCGCTCTACGACACGGTCATGGAAGGCAAGCGCCGCTATGCAGCCCAACAGTGA
- a CDS encoding Tripartite ATP-independent periplasmic transporters, DctQ component: MQPNSDPAAAAAAPSGGLAKAYAALQKVEAFICFAALMAGTLALFADIVGREILGQGIFGAQRTAVYCMAVAGVLGFSYVVSQGGHLRPNIVDKLLPRHLDPLMSRIGDFVSGLICAGLAYAAALFVDGTYGLGEYSMTLPIPIWTVQIVLPIAFGLAALKYFLFVLSPALRPQEASSEL; this comes from the coding sequence ATGCAGCCCAACAGTGACCCGGCGGCGGCCGCCGCCGCTCCCTCGGGCGGCCTCGCCAAGGCCTATGCCGCCCTCCAGAAGGTCGAGGCCTTCATCTGCTTCGCCGCGCTGATGGCCGGCACGCTCGCCCTGTTCGCCGACATTGTCGGCCGCGAGATCCTCGGCCAGGGCATTTTCGGTGCCCAGCGCACCGCCGTCTACTGCATGGCGGTCGCCGGTGTCCTCGGCTTTTCCTATGTCGTCTCGCAGGGCGGCCACCTGCGCCCGAACATCGTCGACAAGCTGCTGCCGCGCCATCTCGACCCGCTCATGAGCCGCATCGGCGATTTCGTCTCCGGCCTCATCTGCGCGGGCCTCGCCTATGCCGCGGCGCTGTTCGTCGACGGCACCTACGGGCTCGGCGAATACAGCATGACGCTGCCGATCCCGATCTGGACGGTGCAGATCGTGCTGCCAATCGCCTTCGGTCTCGCCGCGCTCAAATATTTCCTCTTCGTCCTGTCGCCCGCGCTGCGGCCGCAGGAAGCGAGTTCCGAACTATGA
- the siaT_2 gene encoding Sialic acid TRAP transporter permease protein SiaT has product MTGAAITLGSLLLLILRQPVVLVLAVAVAAIHQFVARNSSAEFLIQDFWFTIDRDVLLPIPMFILAGNIMSRGEIAQRLIDIMVELTGGIRGGLAVAAVLACAAFAAISGSSIVTLAAIGSIMYPALLKEGYSKQFSLGLLCSAGTLGILIPPSIPMMLYGIITDTSIIKLFMGGIGPGLLLTVVLALYCVKASPVAARGRFSPRGFLRALGRGGPALLLPIILLGGIYSGHFTTTEAAVVSLIYALLVEGLYYRDLTWPVLLGMIGETVKLFGTLLPLLALAGSFNTILDYEGIPKLMVEWLSQWIHSPLTAGLTLNVILLIAGCFMDVGSAILILSPLLLPLMKAQGFDPVHVGVITTMNLEIGYITPPVGLNLFVAMAVFKESFGTIVRGAWPFVVLMIIPLLIVTYYPAIVFLFVK; this is encoded by the coding sequence ATGACCGGCGCCGCGATCACGCTCGGCAGCCTGCTGCTGCTCATCCTGCGCCAGCCGGTCGTGCTGGTGCTCGCCGTGGCCGTCGCCGCGATCCACCAGTTCGTCGCGCGCAACTCCTCGGCCGAATTCCTGATCCAGGACTTCTGGTTCACCATCGACCGCGACGTCCTGCTGCCGATCCCGATGTTCATCCTGGCCGGCAACATCATGAGCCGCGGCGAGATCGCCCAGCGCCTCATCGACATCATGGTCGAGCTCACCGGCGGCATCCGGGGCGGCCTCGCGGTCGCCGCTGTGCTCGCCTGCGCCGCCTTCGCCGCCATTTCCGGCTCGTCGATCGTCACCCTCGCGGCGATCGGCTCGATCATGTATCCGGCGCTGCTCAAGGAAGGCTATTCCAAGCAGTTCTCGCTCGGCCTCCTGTGCTCGGCGGGGACGCTCGGCATCCTGATCCCGCCGTCGATCCCGATGATGCTCTACGGCATCATCACCGACACCTCGATCATCAAGCTGTTCATGGGCGGCATCGGGCCTGGCCTGCTGCTCACCGTCGTGCTGGCGCTCTATTGCGTGAAGGCCTCGCCGGTCGCGGCGCGCGGCCGCTTCTCGCCCAGGGGCTTCCTGCGCGCGCTCGGGCGCGGCGGCCCGGCCCTGCTGCTGCCGATCATCCTGCTCGGCGGCATCTATTCCGGACACTTCACCACCACGGAGGCGGCGGTCGTCTCGCTGATCTACGCGCTGCTGGTGGAGGGCCTCTACTACCGCGACCTGACCTGGCCGGTGCTGCTCGGCATGATCGGCGAGACGGTGAAGCTGTTCGGCACGCTCCTGCCGCTGCTGGCGCTCGCGGGCAGCTTCAACACCATCCTCGACTACGAGGGCATTCCGAAGCTGATGGTCGAATGGCTGAGCCAATGGATCCACAGCCCGCTGACCGCCGGCCTGACGCTGAACGTGATCCTGCTGATCGCCGGCTGCTTCATGGATGTCGGCTCGGCGATCCTGATCCTGTCGCCGCTCCTGCTGCCGCTGATGAAGGCTCAGGGCTTCGACCCGGTCCATGTCGGCGTGATCACCACGATGAACCTGGAGATCGGCTACATCACGCCGCCGGTCGGGCTCAACCTGTTCGTCGCCATGGCGGTGTTCAAGGAAAGCTTCGGCACCATCGTGCGCGGCGCCTGGCCTTTCGTCGTCCTGATGATCATCCCCCTGCTGATCGTCACCTACTACCCGGCGATCGTCTTCCTGTTCGTCAAATGA
- the yiaO_2 gene encoding 2,3-diketo-L-gulonate-binding periplasmic protein YiaO precursor — MNRRTMKAALLALAASALMTSAATAAETIRIAGSLRPGSMMDGIIQTFITNFNKEAGPDYRMEYQLVANDQEMTQQVIRGRLEIGTTGLAGAAVSIPPGAVLSMPYLWDNDAQRRWGTDNVVRPVLESIFAGNGLVLIGVGDAGWSNIFCKGTCDTPDELRGRRFRVPPAASARAFWEKVGVNGVQLSLPDFFTGLEQGMIEGGDLPLTFFVTTPAAQFARRYVLTRAYHHEQVFFVNKRFYEKLPPRIQALLKSAMPSTDEMRRRQDEDETRQAELFTANGGTVVQLSAEQRAVWAQRVGNVHDSLLAALPGRARELYDAVQDAKRRYAARTN, encoded by the coding sequence ATGAACCGACGCACCATGAAGGCAGCGCTGCTCGCGCTCGCCGCATCGGCCCTGATGACATCGGCCGCCACCGCGGCGGAGACGATCCGCATCGCCGGCTCGCTCCGCCCCGGCTCGATGATGGATGGCATCATCCAGACCTTCATCACCAACTTCAACAAGGAGGCCGGGCCGGACTACCGCATGGAGTACCAGCTGGTCGCCAACGACCAGGAGATGACCCAGCAGGTCATCCGTGGCCGGCTCGAGATCGGCACGACCGGGCTTGCCGGCGCGGCGGTCTCGATCCCGCCGGGCGCCGTCCTGTCCATGCCCTATCTCTGGGACAACGACGCCCAGCGCCGCTGGGGCACCGACAATGTCGTGCGCCCGGTGCTGGAAAGCATCTTCGCCGGCAACGGCCTGGTGCTGATCGGCGTCGGTGACGCCGGCTGGTCCAACATTTTCTGCAAGGGCACCTGCGACACGCCCGACGAACTGCGCGGCCGGCGCTTCCGCGTGCCGCCGGCGGCTTCCGCCCGCGCGTTCTGGGAAAAGGTCGGCGTCAACGGCGTCCAGCTCTCGCTGCCCGATTTCTTCACCGGGCTGGAGCAGGGCATGATCGAGGGCGGCGACCTGCCGCTCACCTTCTTCGTCACCACGCCGGCCGCGCAGTTCGCCCGCCGCTACGTGCTGACCCGCGCCTACCACCACGAGCAGGTGTTCTTCGTGAACAAGCGCTTCTACGAGAAGCTGCCGCCCCGCATCCAGGCCCTCCTGAAGAGCGCCATGCCGTCGACCGACGAGATGCGCCGGCGCCAGGACGAGGACGAGACCCGGCAGGCCGAGCTGTTCACCGCCAATGGCGGCACGGTGGTGCAGCTCTCGGCCGAGCAGCGCGCGGTCTGGGCGCAGCGCGTCGGCAATGTCCATGACAGCCTGCTCGCCGCCCTGCCCGGCCGGGCGCGGGAGCTCTATGACGCGGTCCAGGACGCCAAGCGGCGCTACGCCGCCCGGACGAACTGA
- the cytR_1 gene encoding HTH-type transcriptional repressor CytR, with protein MTSSVSEPRPRVNLRRLADEVGVHPSTVSRALDPAKRHLVADDVADRIIAAARALGYRPNPVAASLRTRRSTLVGVLVPDITNPVFSPIISGIAEVLGAEGYSTIVADAGSEFGARMALVDELIARRVDGLVLATVSRDDPMLEHCLAEGIHVVLVNRADDADRAPSVVSDDVAGMRVAVEHLHRLGHRAIGHLAGPSTLSTGHLRRLGFEQVMREHRLAVPAGAIVEARSYDRDEGERATAAMLDACPGITAIAAANDLLALGAYKALAARGLACPADVSVVGHNDMPLVDMVEPPLTTIRIGPRDMGRDAARLLLERMTGSTLPARRIVLAPDLVQRASTAPPRADRSAAAPAVSAVLKGGYVLRPAPPLTCRSLSAAARKPVSSRPPRRRRAATPSLPHCWNPIAHDKLRLTRRAVST; from the coding sequence ATGACGAGCTCCGTCAGCGAACCAAGGCCCCGGGTCAATCTGCGCCGCCTCGCCGACGAGGTCGGCGTCCATCCCTCCACCGTCTCGCGCGCTCTCGATCCGGCCAAGCGCCATCTCGTCGCCGACGACGTGGCCGACCGGATCATCGCCGCCGCGCGCGCGCTCGGCTACCGGCCGAACCCAGTGGCGGCGAGCCTGCGCACCCGCCGCTCGACCCTGGTCGGCGTGCTGGTGCCCGACATCACCAATCCGGTCTTCTCGCCGATCATATCGGGCATTGCCGAAGTGCTCGGCGCCGAGGGCTATTCGACCATCGTCGCCGATGCCGGCAGCGAGTTCGGCGCCCGCATGGCGCTCGTCGACGAACTGATCGCCCGCCGTGTCGACGGCCTCGTTCTGGCGACGGTGAGCCGCGACGATCCGATGCTGGAACACTGCCTCGCGGAAGGCATCCACGTCGTGCTGGTCAACCGCGCCGACGATGCCGACCGCGCGCCGTCGGTCGTTTCCGACGATGTCGCCGGCATGCGCGTGGCTGTCGAGCATCTCCACCGGCTCGGCCACCGGGCGATCGGCCATCTCGCCGGCCCGTCCACGCTGTCCACTGGCCATCTGAGGCGCCTTGGCTTCGAACAGGTGATGCGCGAGCACCGCCTCGCGGTGCCGGCCGGGGCCATCGTCGAGGCGCGCAGCTACGACCGGGACGAAGGCGAACGCGCCACCGCCGCCATGCTGGACGCCTGCCCCGGCATCACCGCCATCGCCGCCGCCAACGACCTGCTCGCGCTCGGCGCCTACAAGGCGCTCGCCGCCCGCGGCCTTGCCTGCCCGGCCGACGTCTCGGTCGTCGGCCACAACGACATGCCGCTGGTCGACATGGTCGAGCCGCCGCTGACCACGATCCGCATCGGCCCGCGCGACATGGGACGCGATGCCGCACGCCTGCTGCTCGAGCGCATGACCGGCTCGACCCTGCCGGCGCGGCGCATCGTCCTCGCCCCCGATCTGGTGCAGCGCGCCTCCACCGCGCCGCCGCGCGCCGACAGGTCAGCGGCCGCGCCGGCCGTTTCGGCTGTCCTCAAAGGCGGATACGTTCTTCGCCCGGCGCCGCCGCTGACCTGTCGAAGCCTTTCTGCCGCCGCCCGGAAGCCCGTCTCCTCCAGGCCGCCGCGGCGCCGCCGGGCGGCAACGCCCAGCCTGCCGCATTGCTGGAATCCGATCGCGCACGACAAACTCCGATTGACTCGCCGCGCCGTCTCGACCTAG
- the tauB_1 gene encoding Taurine import ATP-binding protein TauB, protein MQFEAISIEGLSHRFLSRTRPPTTALTDVNCIFPAGKVTAIVGPSGCGKSTLLLILRGLVEASSGKVRFLYGDGSGQRSAGEAPRMATVWQSFNLLPWRSVLDNVAFGLELAGVPLAERQAKAAEAIKAVELAGFEKHYPGQLSGGMKQRVGLARGLVQSPDILFLDEPFGALDAQTRLYLQEQLSSLVETSAKTVILITHSIEEAIFLADHVVVMTARPGRIAKSLDIDLARPRGIDVQNDKRFGEYFSEIYGLLRDEVRKAMMN, encoded by the coding sequence ATGCAATTCGAAGCGATCTCGATCGAAGGCCTGTCGCACCGGTTCCTCAGCCGGACGCGCCCGCCGACCACTGCGCTGACCGACGTCAACTGCATCTTTCCGGCCGGCAAGGTCACCGCCATCGTCGGGCCGAGCGGCTGCGGCAAGTCGACCCTGCTCCTGATCCTGCGCGGCCTCGTCGAGGCCAGCAGCGGCAAGGTCCGCTTCCTCTACGGCGACGGCTCCGGCCAGCGCAGCGCTGGCGAAGCGCCGCGCATGGCCACGGTCTGGCAGTCGTTCAACCTCCTGCCCTGGCGCTCGGTCCTCGACAATGTCGCCTTCGGCCTGGAGCTCGCCGGCGTGCCGCTGGCCGAACGCCAGGCCAAGGCCGCCGAGGCGATCAAGGCGGTCGAGCTCGCCGGTTTCGAGAAACACTATCCGGGCCAGCTGTCGGGCGGCATGAAGCAGCGTGTCGGCCTCGCCCGCGGCCTCGTCCAGTCCCCCGACATCCTGTTCCTGGACGAGCCTTTCGGTGCGCTCGACGCGCAGACGCGGCTCTACCTGCAGGAGCAGCTCTCGAGCCTGGTCGAGACCAGCGCCAAGACCGTCATCCTCATCACCCACTCGATCGAGGAGGCGATCTTCCTCGCCGACCACGTCGTCGTCATGACCGCCCGTCCCGGCCGGATCGCCAAGAGCCTCGACATCGATCTCGCCCGGCCGCGCGGCATCGACGTGCAGAACGACAAGCGCTTCGGCGAATATTTCTCCGAGATCTACGGGCTGCTGCGCGACGAAGTCCGCAAGGCGATGATGAACTGA
- the ssuC_1 gene encoding Putative aliphatic sulfonates transport permease protein SsuC, with amino-acid sequence MSDTNRSALADPKAMMDTRTTAQSKPQPDVKDERLRDDTWYYGPVAMALFLAFWELSVPLFDVPEIFLPRPSLVIVTLYDLFATKALAYDLVLTLYRIFAGFFLAAVIGIALGLLMGMSRRIYAICDVFVAALYPVPKIALVPLLVIWLGSGNAFQIALSALGCIFPILVNTIIGVRQCDEGLILAARDLGASAVQIQRKVVLPAAVPAIFGGLRLALGISIILVVAAEMQTARYGLGAKLQLAGQILETGQVFAILLLLAILGILLTKGQQYLDGKINRWRTR; translated from the coding sequence ATGTCGGACACCAACCGGTCGGCGCTGGCCGACCCCAAGGCCATGATGGACACCCGAACCACCGCCCAGAGCAAGCCGCAGCCCGACGTCAAGGACGAGAGACTGCGCGACGACACCTGGTATTACGGGCCGGTCGCGATGGCCCTGTTCCTGGCTTTCTGGGAGCTCTCGGTCCCGCTCTTCGACGTTCCCGAGATCTTCCTGCCGCGGCCATCGCTGGTCATCGTCACGCTCTATGACCTGTTCGCCACCAAGGCGCTCGCCTACGACCTGGTGCTGACGCTCTACCGCATCTTCGCCGGCTTCTTCCTGGCCGCCGTGATCGGCATCGCCCTCGGCCTGCTGATGGGCATGTCGCGCCGCATCTATGCGATCTGCGACGTCTTCGTCGCCGCGCTCTATCCGGTGCCGAAGATCGCCCTCGTGCCGCTCCTGGTCATCTGGCTCGGCAGCGGCAACGCCTTCCAGATCGCCCTCTCGGCGCTCGGCTGCATCTTCCCGATCCTGGTCAACACCATCATCGGTGTGCGCCAGTGCGACGAGGGCCTGATCCTGGCGGCGCGCGATCTCGGCGCCAGCGCCGTGCAGATCCAGCGCAAGGTGGTGCTGCCGGCCGCCGTGCCCGCCATCTTCGGCGGCCTGCGTCTGGCGCTCGGCATTTCCATCATCCTGGTCGTCGCGGCCGAAATGCAGACCGCCCGCTATGGGCTGGGCGCCAAGCTGCAGCTCGCCGGCCAGATCCTGGAAACCGGCCAGGTCTTCGCCATCCTGCTGCTGCTCGCGATCCTCGGCATCCTCCTGACCAAGGGCCAGCAATATCTCGACGGCAAGATCAACCGCTGGCGCACCCGCTGA
- the triA_1 gene encoding Melamine deaminase has translation MKRTLIECGWLVTMDETIGDHRDARILIEGNRILAAGKGIEADADEVIDARDKIVMPGLIDAHVHTWQTGLRAIGSEWLGPDYHANIHANLATRYGPDDNYIGNLIGALGKIDGGTTTILDWCHNLTSLDHAERSVDGLEESGIRAVFAHGTAKPPTKPGELPYTHVPHPRDRIEALRKGRFASDDRRVTLAMAILGPHWGTYEVAEQDLRLARELNLLSSSHATRKIPDQVAPGGYGKLVAAGLIGPDHNLVHGNYIEDDELKALVEAGASVTGTVLVELHGHAAEPVTLRVRNFGGMPSIGIDVEPIVTGEMFREMQAALLHARWASLRDNAAAGRPPLKTIPIRSREALTWATIGNARAIGLENEIGSLTPGKKADIVMLRANDLNLFPVHDPLLSIVEQAHAGNVDTVIVDGVVRKQGGRRLFADDVLARRKAELVASVERVMRDGGFTIKPA, from the coding sequence ATGAAACGGACGCTGATCGAATGCGGCTGGCTGGTCACGATGGACGAGACCATCGGCGACCACCGCGACGCCCGCATCCTGATCGAGGGCAACCGCATCCTCGCCGCCGGCAAGGGCATCGAGGCGGATGCCGACGAGGTGATCGACGCGCGCGACAAGATCGTCATGCCCGGCCTGATCGACGCCCATGTCCACACCTGGCAGACCGGCCTGCGCGCCATCGGCTCGGAATGGCTCGGACCGGACTATCACGCCAACATCCATGCCAATCTCGCCACCCGCTACGGCCCCGACGACAATTATATCGGCAACCTCATCGGCGCCCTCGGCAAGATCGACGGCGGCACCACGACCATTCTCGACTGGTGCCACAACCTGACCTCGCTCGACCATGCCGAGCGTTCGGTCGACGGCCTGGAGGAATCCGGCATCCGCGCGGTCTTCGCCCACGGCACCGCCAAGCCGCCGACAAAGCCCGGCGAACTGCCCTATACCCATGTGCCGCACCCGCGCGACCGCATCGAGGCGCTGCGCAAGGGGCGCTTTGCCTCCGACGACCGGCGGGTGACGCTCGCCATGGCCATTCTCGGCCCCCACTGGGGCACCTATGAGGTGGCGGAGCAGGACCTCAGGCTCGCCCGCGAACTGAATCTCCTGTCGAGCTCGCACGCGACCCGCAAGATCCCCGACCAGGTGGCGCCCGGCGGCTACGGCAAGCTCGTGGCGGCCGGCCTCATCGGCCCCGACCACAATCTCGTCCACGGCAACTACATCGAGGACGACGAGCTGAAAGCCCTGGTCGAGGCCGGCGCCTCGGTCACCGGCACGGTGCTGGTCGAGCTGCACGGCCATGCCGCCGAACCGGTGACGCTCCGCGTGCGCAATTTCGGCGGCATGCCGTCGATCGGCATCGACGTCGAGCCGATCGTCACCGGCGAGATGTTCCGCGAGATGCAGGCCGCGCTCCTGCACGCCCGCTGGGCTTCGCTGCGCGACAATGCCGCTGCCGGCAGGCCGCCCTTGAAGACCATTCCGATCCGCTCGCGCGAGGCGTTGACCTGGGCGACCATCGGCAACGCCCGGGCGATCGGCCTGGAGAACGAGATCGGCTCGCTCACCCCCGGCAAGAAGGCCGACATCGTCATGCTCAGGGCGAACGACCTCAACCTCTTCCCGGTGCACGACCCGCTTCTGTCGATCGTCGAGCAGGCCCATGCCGGCAATGTCGACACCGTCATCGTCGACGGCGTGGTGCGCAAGCAGGGCGGCCGGCGCCTCTTCGCCGACGACGTGCTGGCGCGCCGCAAGGCCGAGCTCGTCGCCTCGGTCGAGCGCGTCATGCGCGACGGCGGCTTCACGATCAAGCCGGCCTGA